In one window of Candidatus Dormiibacterota bacterium DNA:
- a CDS encoding FAD:protein FMN transferase, which produces MSPELTTRHFDALGSTCELLSVDSGQAALERCEQRIRDAEARFTRFLRDSELAGLNASDGRYVPVSQEMFAMLQAALWAFEESEGLVNAAVLPALAAAGYDRPFRQGLMEPPVLYPTQLPPLPEVLILDQATRSAALAPGAALDLGGIAKGALADILIDELGDNAVCNLGGDLRMRGAGPEGDGWHIGLCDGSLVAIRDGGVCTSGTSKRRWGHSMHHLIDPRTGIPAKTDLAEVSVVTDTALRGEVYAKSAVLLGTAQGIAFLEARGVHYAAVPAEGAGDGAGPSALPAAA; this is translated from the coding sequence ATGTCTCCTGAACTCACGACCCGCCATTTCGACGCGCTCGGCTCCACCTGCGAGCTGTTGAGTGTCGACAGCGGGCAGGCAGCCCTCGAACGTTGCGAGCAACGGATCCGCGATGCGGAGGCCCGCTTCACGCGGTTCCTCCGTGACAGCGAGCTGGCCGGGCTGAATGCCAGCGACGGCCGCTATGTCCCGGTGAGCCAGGAAATGTTTGCCATGCTGCAAGCCGCCCTCTGGGCATTCGAGGAAAGCGAGGGACTCGTCAACGCTGCGGTCCTTCCGGCGCTCGCCGCTGCCGGATACGACCGGCCTTTCCGGCAGGGCCTGATGGAGCCGCCTGTCCTTTACCCGACGCAGCTGCCGCCACTTCCGGAGGTGCTCATCCTGGATCAGGCCACGCGCTCGGCGGCGCTCGCCCCCGGCGCGGCGCTCGACCTGGGCGGCATAGCCAAAGGCGCGCTGGCCGACATCCTCATTGATGAGCTCGGTGATAACGCCGTCTGCAACCTGGGCGGCGATCTCCGCATGCGGGGCGCCGGTCCCGAAGGCGATGGCTGGCACATCGGCCTCTGCGACGGATCGCTCGTCGCCATTCGCGACGGCGGCGTCTGCACCAGCGGGACGAGCAAGCGTCGCTGGGGACACTCGATGCATCACCTGATCGACCCGCGGACCGGAATACCGGCCAAAACGGACCTGGCGGAAGTCTCGGTGGTGACGGACACCGCCTTGCGTGGCGAGGTCTATGCGAAGAGTGCCGTTCTCCTGGGTACTGCGCAGGGCATCGCCTTTCTCGAGGCTCGCGGCGTGCACTACGCGGCGGTGCCGGCGGAGGGGGCAGGGGACGGTGCCGGGCCGAGCGCGCTACCGGCTGCGGCGTGA
- a CDS encoding spore germination protein GerW family protein yields MRVMDVVNEARGAMRVSEVFGTPYEKDGITIIPAARISGGAGGGGDEGQQAGGAGFGVSSRPVGAFVIKGGEVSWQPALDLNRVILMGQLVAIVALLTARAIVKATAKRG; encoded by the coding sequence ATGCGTGTCATGGATGTCGTCAATGAAGCCAGAGGTGCGATGCGAGTCTCCGAGGTGTTCGGCACGCCCTATGAAAAGGACGGGATCACGATCATTCCCGCGGCCAGGATCTCCGGCGGCGCGGGCGGTGGCGGTGACGAAGGCCAGCAGGCCGGCGGCGCTGGCTTCGGCGTTTCCTCCCGGCCGGTCGGCGCCTTCGTGATCAAGGGCGGTGAGGTCAGCTGGCAGCCGGCCCTCGACCTGAATCGGGTCATCCTGATGGGTCAGTTGGTCGCGATCGTGGCGCTTCTCACCGCCCGCGCCATCGTAAAAGCAACGGCGAAGCGCGGCTGA
- a CDS encoding cysteine desulfurase-like protein → MAGPTTIDLDLQSIRRQFPALSLKVDGEVVVYLDNPGGTQVPQRVIDRTADYWRTMNANQGGTSVTSQRSDALIAQVRQAAATFLNAASADEIVFGPNMTTLTFALSRAIGRELKPGDEIVVTRLDHDANVSPWLALQERGVTVRVVDIRVPECTLDLSDLHRQLTPRTRLVAVTHASNAVGTIPNLAAVSRAAHAAGAWLWVDAVHYGPHGPIDVRAIDCDFLVCSSYKFFGPHQGILYGRRELLQRLRPYKVRPASDEGPSRWETGTQNHECLAGLLGAFEYLAELGGADQVLRPALEAAMGRIRRHERALVARLIDGLQQIPGITLYGLTAPAEFDHRVPTVSLTWPPHRPEAVARWLANHQVFVTHGDHYATELITRLGLAAQGGTLRIGVVHYNTASEVDLVLELLAGYRG, encoded by the coding sequence ATGGCCGGCCCGACCACGATCGACCTCGACCTCCAGTCCATTCGCCGGCAGTTCCCCGCGCTATCCCTCAAGGTTGATGGAGAGGTGGTCGTCTACCTCGACAATCCCGGCGGCACCCAGGTGCCGCAGCGGGTGATCGACCGCACGGCCGATTACTGGCGGACGATGAATGCGAATCAGGGCGGGACCTCTGTGACCAGCCAGCGCTCGGATGCGCTGATCGCGCAGGTGCGGCAGGCGGCGGCGACGTTCCTCAATGCCGCTTCAGCCGATGAGATCGTCTTCGGCCCCAACATGACGACGCTGACCTTCGCCCTGAGTCGTGCAATCGGGCGCGAGCTAAAGCCGGGCGACGAGATCGTCGTCACCCGGCTCGACCACGACGCCAACGTCTCGCCCTGGCTGGCGCTCCAGGAGCGCGGCGTGACGGTGCGCGTTGTCGACATCCGGGTCCCCGAGTGTACCCTGGACCTCAGCGATCTTCATCGCCAGCTGACGCCGCGCACGCGGCTGGTCGCCGTGACGCACGCGTCGAATGCGGTGGGGACCATCCCCAACCTTGCCGCCGTGTCGCGGGCGGCCCACGCCGCCGGTGCCTGGCTCTGGGTTGACGCGGTTCACTATGGGCCCCACGGTCCGATTGATGTCCGTGCCATCGATTGCGACTTCCTGGTGTGCTCGAGCTACAAGTTCTTCGGTCCGCACCAGGGGATTCTCTATGGGCGCCGCGAGCTGCTACAGCGACTCCGTCCGTACAAGGTCCGGCCGGCGAGCGACGAGGGGCCATCCCGCTGGGAGACCGGTACCCAGAACCACGAGTGCCTCGCCGGCCTGCTTGGCGCGTTCGAGTACCTGGCTGAGCTCGGTGGTGCTGACCAAGTGCTCCGCCCCGCGCTGGAAGCCGCCATGGGTCGCATTCGCCGCCACGAGCGGGCGCTCGTGGCCCGGCTGATCGATGGCCTCCAGCAGATTCCCGGGATCACGCTCTACGGCCTCACCGCACCGGCGGAGTTTGATCATCGGGTGCCAACGGTGTCTCTGACCTGGCCGCCACATCGACCGGAGGCGGTGGCCCGCTGGCTGGCGAACCACCAGGTCTTTGTCACGCATGGCGACCACTATGCAACTGAGCTGATCACGCGGCTGGGCCTCGCCGCCCAGGGCGGAACGCTGCGGATCGGGGTTGTCCACTACAACACGGCGAGCGAAGTCGACCTCGTGCTCGAGCTGCTCGCAGGCTACCGTGGATAG
- a CDS encoding DMT family transporter — protein sequence MAGRRGAGPAHPPAPAARRSPQRHHRSSSGSLTAVLLAVAASVSWGIGDFLGGVNTRRLGVFAVLFVSQPPTLLLIAVVVILRGVPLRPGPWIVAGVVAGLAGLVGLSAIYRGMAIGVISVVSTIAAMGPVVPIVTGLVLGERPTALQFFGIALALGGIALLAFDRRPAESGRRLLPGVGLALLAALAFGLFLVAIRYASRPDPLWGVLATRSGSVLALLVLGVVFRSRIKVGLPDLPALFAVGILDVGADVLFAFATTLGLLSVVSILSSLYPVATLILARIVLNERMARPQRAGIGLALAGVVLISI from the coding sequence CTGGCCGGTCGACGCGGCGCTGGTCCTGCGCACCCGCCGGCGCCAGCGGCTCGGCGATCTCCTCAGCGGCACCACCGTTCGTCGAGTGGCTCGCTGACCGCCGTCCTGCTGGCCGTTGCGGCCAGCGTGAGCTGGGGCATCGGCGACTTCCTTGGCGGCGTCAACACCCGGCGCCTGGGCGTGTTCGCGGTGCTGTTCGTCTCCCAGCCACCGACCCTCCTGTTGATCGCCGTCGTGGTCATCCTTCGCGGGGTGCCCCTTCGGCCGGGCCCCTGGATCGTCGCGGGCGTCGTGGCGGGACTCGCCGGGCTGGTCGGGTTGTCGGCGATCTACCGCGGGATGGCCATCGGGGTGATCAGCGTCGTCTCGACCATCGCGGCGATGGGGCCGGTGGTGCCCATCGTGACTGGCCTGGTGCTGGGCGAGCGACCGACGGCGCTGCAATTCTTCGGTATCGCCCTAGCGCTCGGCGGGATCGCGCTGCTGGCCTTCGATCGCCGTCCCGCGGAGTCGGGACGGCGGCTGCTTCCGGGCGTTGGCCTGGCGCTGCTCGCCGCGCTGGCCTTCGGCCTCTTCCTGGTGGCGATCCGCTATGCGAGCCGGCCGGATCCGCTCTGGGGCGTGCTCGCGACCCGATCCGGGAGCGTGCTCGCACTGCTCGTGCTCGGCGTGGTCTTCCGCTCGCGCATCAAGGTGGGGCTCCCCGACCTGCCGGCCCTGTTTGCCGTCGGCATCCTCGACGTTGGTGCCGATGTCCTGTTCGCGTTTGCGACGACCCTTGGACTGCTGAGCGTCGTGTCCATTCTCTCGTCGCTCTATCCGGTCGCCACCCTCATCCTGGCTCGGATCGTCCTCAACGAGCGCATGGCCCGACCGCAGCGAGCCGGCATCGGGCTGGCGTTGGCGGGGGTGGTGTTGATCAGCATCTGA
- a CDS encoding RDD family protein — MNPITSIGSLSGDLLIGVIAGLVFIEETGIPIPFAPGDLLLIIAGIAIASDTVEPIPIVAALLLATILGAMIGREVFAAVGRPALQKAADALGFGPALDRTTDLLQRRGAPAVFIGRLIPGLRITTTQVAGVSKMPRLTFAVGLVPSVVVYIAIFVGLGALAGQPAVRLFHRAEHRFFVIAVTVLAALAIILSVRWLARRGALSALDPIVLGVRRELADTIDAAIFHASEDRGWREYPLVRRVWAGLIDLAIVFIGAILILSALSGLDKAEIVLDPEGLLLLAVIALAYRVPIEARTGQTIGKTLMGISVYGPNGVPGWWRAALRNLVGVLLPLWPVDAALVLRTRRRQRLGDLLSGTTVRRVAR; from the coding sequence ATGAATCCCATCACCTCTATCGGCAGCCTGAGCGGGGATCTGCTGATTGGCGTGATCGCCGGCCTGGTCTTCATCGAGGAGACCGGCATCCCCATCCCGTTTGCTCCAGGCGATCTGCTGTTGATCATTGCCGGGATCGCCATCGCCAGCGATACCGTAGAGCCGATCCCTATCGTGGCCGCCCTCTTGCTGGCGACCATCCTCGGCGCGATGATCGGTCGGGAAGTCTTCGCCGCCGTCGGGCGGCCGGCCCTGCAGAAAGCCGCGGACGCGCTCGGATTCGGGCCCGCCCTGGACCGAACCACCGACCTGCTGCAACGTCGCGGGGCGCCGGCGGTCTTCATCGGCCGGCTGATTCCGGGGCTTCGGATCACCACCACCCAGGTGGCCGGCGTCAGCAAGATGCCGCGTCTGACGTTTGCCGTCGGTCTCGTCCCGTCGGTCGTCGTCTACATCGCGATCTTTGTCGGGCTCGGTGCGCTGGCGGGGCAGCCGGCCGTCCGGCTGTTCCACCGCGCCGAGCATCGATTCTTCGTCATCGCCGTGACCGTCCTGGCGGCGCTCGCGATCATCCTCTCGGTGCGCTGGCTGGCACGACGAGGGGCCCTTTCCGCCCTGGACCCGATCGTGCTGGGCGTGCGACGCGAGCTGGCGGACACGATCGACGCGGCGATTTTCCACGCCAGCGAGGATCGCGGGTGGCGCGAGTACCCGCTCGTTCGCCGGGTGTGGGCCGGCCTGATCGACCTGGCCATCGTGTTCATTGGCGCAATCCTGATCCTGTCGGCGTTATCCGGACTGGACAAAGCCGAGATCGTCCTCGATCCCGAAGGCCTGCTGCTCCTGGCCGTCATCGCGCTGGCGTATCGCGTCCCGATCGAGGCGCGCACGGGGCAGACGATCGGCAAGACCCTGATGGGCATCTCGGTTTACGGACCCAATGGCGTACCCGGCTGGTGGCGGGCAGCCCTGCGCAACCTGGTTGGGGTCTTGCTTCCCCTCTGGCCGGTCGACGCGGCGCTGGTCCTGCGCACCCGCCGGCGCCAGCGGCTCGGCGATCTCCTCAGCGGCACCACCGTTCGTCGAGTGGCTCGCTGA
- a CDS encoding DUF885 domain-containing protein codes for MDWATAERQVINGFFRFSPTHARYMGDHGFDGVVGDPSKSAIGARVAEIDRQLSTIGEVQGLDPGQAIDRRALVAQLQAARFELTELRLPFREPMFYAGPSELDVSFYLKRPYAPLGDRLAALRRHLLGYAGFLEAARDNLEAVLPRPNLEIAIEAADGRVEYLDGEVRAAARGDSETLTAIDIASRQTRDFAEFLKARLTTADDANALGERHFLRLLGLREFVQLDVPALERMVRADIDRNRAAAEAAAEQIAPGEGVQAAVTRIEDHHPTAASIIDDVTGMLGRLRTFLVERDVVSLPSNGRCLVQPTPSYAAYISAAMDSAGPLETVATDSHYWVTVPGADWDEAKSEEWLRYMNYATLEGTSIHEAYPGHYVQGLYERHAASPTRQLFWTYTTGEGFAHYAEEMMLEIGYSRDPKQLLAHRLEALLRDCRFLVALGLHCQGMTMPDAIRLFQSVGFMTELPATREATRGAWDPMYLNYTLGKLLILELRGDLQRRPGYTLKTFHDGFLGCGSMPIPLIRELIS; via the coding sequence GTGGACTGGGCGACGGCCGAACGGCAGGTAATCAATGGCTTTTTCCGTTTTTCACCGACCCACGCCCGTTACATGGGTGATCACGGCTTCGACGGGGTGGTCGGCGACCCTTCCAAAAGCGCGATTGGCGCTCGGGTGGCCGAAATCGATCGGCAGCTCTCCACCATTGGCGAGGTGCAGGGACTCGACCCGGGCCAGGCCATCGATCGCCGGGCGCTCGTCGCTCAGCTGCAAGCGGCGCGTTTCGAGCTCACCGAATTACGTCTTCCATTTCGTGAGCCGATGTTCTACGCGGGGCCGAGCGAGCTGGACGTCAGCTTCTACCTGAAGCGGCCCTACGCGCCGCTGGGCGATCGGCTGGCCGCCCTTCGGCGCCACCTGCTCGGGTATGCGGGCTTTTTGGAAGCAGCACGCGACAACCTTGAGGCGGTGCTTCCCCGGCCCAACCTCGAGATCGCGATCGAGGCGGCCGACGGCCGGGTCGAGTACCTTGACGGCGAGGTTCGCGCCGCCGCCCGGGGCGACAGTGAAACGCTCACGGCCATCGACATCGCCAGCCGCCAAACGAGAGATTTTGCGGAGTTCCTGAAGGCGAGGCTCACGACAGCGGACGATGCCAATGCCCTCGGCGAGCGCCACTTCCTGCGCCTGCTGGGCCTGCGCGAATTCGTGCAGCTCGACGTCCCCGCGCTCGAGCGGATGGTGCGCGCCGACATCGATCGAAATCGGGCCGCGGCCGAAGCCGCCGCCGAACAGATCGCACCGGGCGAGGGCGTACAGGCCGCCGTGACCCGGATAGAAGACCACCATCCGACGGCGGCGTCGATCATCGATGACGTGACCGGGATGCTCGGCCGCCTTCGCACCTTTCTCGTGGAGCGCGACGTGGTGTCCCTTCCGAGTAATGGCCGCTGCCTAGTGCAACCGACGCCGTCGTATGCCGCCTACATCAGCGCCGCCATGGACAGCGCCGGACCGCTCGAAACGGTGGCCACCGACAGCCATTACTGGGTGACCGTCCCGGGCGCCGATTGGGATGAAGCCAAGAGCGAGGAATGGTTGCGCTACATGAATTACGCGACGCTGGAAGGCACGTCGATCCACGAGGCGTATCCCGGCCATTACGTCCAGGGGCTGTACGAGCGGCATGCCGCGTCGCCGACGCGACAACTCTTCTGGACCTACACGACGGGCGAGGGCTTTGCGCACTACGCCGAGGAGATGATGCTGGAGATCGGCTATTCCCGTGATCCTAAGCAGCTGCTCGCGCATCGCCTCGAGGCGCTGCTTCGCGATTGCCGATTCCTGGTCGCCCTCGGCCTTCATTGCCAGGGGATGACGATGCCGGACGCGATTCGCCTGTTCCAGTCCGTCGGCTTCATGACCGAGCTGCCCGCCACCCGCGAGGCAACACGCGGCGCCTGGGACCCGATGTACCTGAATTACACGCTGGGTAAGCTTCTGATCCTCGAGCTCAGGGGCGACCTGCAGCGCCGCCCCGGGTATACGCTGAAGACGTTCCACGATGGTTTTCTCGGCTGTGGATCCATGCCAATCCCGTTGATCCGCGAGCTGATCAGCTAA
- a CDS encoding S8 family peptidase, with translation MRQQSPSSHPLSSLHRALVALLAGAGLVLVALPAAPTWAAQNQAHLDRHVLKAMQTGQSIHVIVVARGDLNVLWADLRRTGLKHTMPVPIAHGFAVDLTPALIDHFRLDANVARLIYDAPVRLSDTPFNPTALATAYPAVVDAVTNWSNPVAPLTGQGIGVAVIDSGIASHPDLGNRIIASQDFNPNVTGTDDPYGHGTAVAGIIAGDGTASLGQYIGVAPQANLINLRVNDGTGGAPTSAIMNAILWAVINRKAYNIRVLNLSLQASVQESYRSSPIDAAVEYAWLKGLVVVVAAGNSGPNSALYAPANDPYVITVGATDDQGTTATADDALASFSSYGVTQDGFTKPDVVAPGRRIITTLAPTSSFALNYPSFMVGTQYIQLSGTSVAAPMVSGVAALYLESNPTVRPGQLKGVLLATSNPLALTGTGAGYPDAARATAYLGLLGNANHGLDPNNYLKVLYMAAKNLTTMPLVSWDTVSWDSVSWDSVSWDSVSWDAVSWGS, from the coding sequence ATGCGCCAGCAGTCACCCTCCAGTCACCCCCTCTCAAGTCTCCATCGTGCGCTTGTGGCCCTGCTGGCAGGTGCTGGCCTGGTCCTGGTGGCACTGCCGGCCGCTCCCACCTGGGCGGCCCAAAACCAGGCCCACCTCGATCGCCACGTGCTCAAGGCGATGCAGACGGGACAGTCGATCCATGTCATAGTCGTCGCCCGGGGCGATCTCAACGTCCTGTGGGCAGACCTCCGACGGACCGGTCTGAAACACACCATGCCCGTGCCGATCGCCCACGGCTTCGCCGTCGATCTGACGCCCGCGCTGATCGACCACTTCCGCCTGGATGCGAACGTTGCACGTCTAATCTATGACGCCCCGGTCAGACTCAGCGATACCCCCTTTAACCCAACAGCGCTGGCGACGGCCTATCCGGCGGTCGTGGACGCGGTGACGAACTGGAGCAATCCGGTGGCGCCGCTCACCGGACAGGGAATCGGGGTCGCCGTGATCGACAGTGGCATCGCGTCACACCCTGACCTGGGGAATCGCATCATCGCGAGCCAGGACTTCAATCCAAACGTCACGGGCACGGATGACCCCTACGGCCACGGCACCGCGGTTGCGGGGATCATAGCCGGGGATGGCACGGCGAGCCTGGGACAGTACATCGGCGTAGCGCCGCAGGCGAACCTCATCAACCTCCGCGTCAACGACGGCACCGGCGGCGCACCGACCTCCGCCATCATGAACGCCATTCTCTGGGCGGTCATCAACAGGAAGGCCTACAACATCCGCGTGCTCAACCTCTCCCTGCAGGCGTCGGTGCAGGAAAGCTACCGCTCCAGCCCGATCGACGCCGCCGTTGAATATGCGTGGCTGAAAGGCCTCGTCGTGGTCGTGGCCGCTGGCAACAGCGGGCCCAACAGTGCGCTCTATGCGCCGGCGAATGATCCGTATGTGATCACGGTTGGGGCGACCGACGACCAGGGCACTACCGCGACGGCCGACGACGCGCTGGCAAGCTTTTCGAGCTATGGCGTGACCCAGGACGGCTTCACCAAGCCGGACGTCGTCGCGCCCGGCCGGCGGATCATTACCACGCTGGCACCGACCAGCAGTTTCGCGCTGAACTACCCAAGCTTCATGGTTGGCACGCAGTACATCCAGCTGAGCGGCACCTCGGTGGCGGCCCCGATGGTCAGCGGGGTGGCGGCGCTCTACCTCGAGAGCAATCCGACCGTGCGCCCGGGCCAGCTCAAGGGCGTGCTGCTCGCGACCAGCAACCCTCTCGCGCTCACCGGCACCGGCGCGGGCTATCCGGACGCCGCGCGTGCCACGGCCTACCTCGGTCTGCTCGGCAATGCCAACCACGGCCTCGACCCCAACAACTACCTCAAAGTGCTCTATATGGCGGCCAAAAACCTGACGACAATGCCGCTGGTCTCGTGGGACACGGTCTCCTGGGACAGCGTGTCCTGGGACAGCGTCTCCTGGGATAGCGTCTCCTGGGACGCCGTCAGCTGGGGTAGCTAG
- a CDS encoding GGDEF domain-containing protein, with protein MNDLPRVARLYVVGVLLAALVAGTAGVLLAPPRLALAPIALLLLLCATIAQQFKVKSPNHQSYYTTTVFFFAAATLLHPGYVVVIILAAHAVEWLRVRTRWYIQAFNVANFLLCSMAAGAIFGLRQPGHGNGRAVLFAVVAGLAFVGFNHLLTALVITWARGIPISRAGTLDWENLGTDLALMSVGALGSLLWLTNPWLAPLCLGPLFLIYRSLLVPSLREEARTDPKTALANMKHWSQLAQAEVERARRFGRPLSVVLADFDLLRDINNRHGHLVGDQMIRRVADAIRAALREYDVPARFGGDEFAILMPETALAEAMTVAERIRRGVESIELQIADGSNLAASVSVGVALFPGHGRTASDLLGAADRAVYQAKALGRNRVCAFADPDAESLRPIRIPVAARREAS; from the coding sequence ATGAACGATCTGCCGCGCGTCGCTCGATTGTATGTGGTCGGCGTGCTGCTCGCGGCGCTGGTCGCCGGTACCGCCGGAGTCCTGCTGGCCCCGCCACGGCTCGCGCTGGCACCCATTGCGCTGCTGCTCCTGCTGTGTGCCACGATTGCCCAGCAGTTCAAGGTCAAGAGTCCGAACCACCAGTCGTATTACACGACGACCGTCTTTTTCTTTGCGGCGGCGACCCTTTTGCACCCCGGTTACGTGGTCGTGATCATCCTCGCGGCTCATGCTGTGGAGTGGCTGCGCGTCCGCACCCGCTGGTACATCCAGGCATTCAATGTGGCGAACTTTCTCCTCTGCTCGATGGCGGCCGGCGCCATCTTCGGCCTACGCCAACCGGGTCATGGCAACGGACGTGCTGTCTTGTTCGCGGTGGTGGCCGGCCTGGCTTTTGTTGGGTTCAACCACCTGCTCACCGCCCTGGTCATCACGTGGGCGCGCGGTATTCCAATCTCTAGGGCCGGCACCCTGGATTGGGAGAACCTCGGCACCGACTTGGCGTTGATGTCGGTCGGCGCACTCGGTTCGCTGCTGTGGCTCACGAATCCATGGCTGGCGCCCCTCTGCCTCGGCCCGCTCTTCTTGATCTACCGGTCGCTGCTGGTTCCCAGCCTGAGAGAGGAGGCGCGCACGGATCCGAAGACCGCGTTGGCCAACATGAAGCACTGGAGCCAGCTGGCCCAGGCGGAGGTCGAGCGCGCCCGACGCTTCGGCCGCCCCCTCAGCGTCGTCCTGGCTGACTTCGACCTACTCCGCGACATCAACAATCGGCATGGGCACCTGGTGGGGGACCAGATGATCCGGCGAGTGGCAGACGCCATTCGGGCCGCACTGCGCGAGTACGATGTGCCCGCCCGTTTCGGCGGCGACGAGTTCGCCATCCTGATGCCGGAGACCGCCCTGGCTGAAGCCATGACCGTGGCTGAGCGGATCCGCCGAGGGGTCGAGTCGATCGAGCTCCAGATCGCGGATGGCTCAAACCTGGCGGCCAGTGTCAGCGTCGGCGTCGCGCTCTTCCCCGGCCACGGTCGGACGGCATCGGACTTGCTTGGGGCAGCCGACCGCGCCGTCTATCAAGCGAAGGCATTGGGCCGCAACCGAGTGTGCGCCTTTGCCGACCCCGATGCTGAGAGTCTGCGCCCGATCCGGATTCCGGTGGCCGCGCGGCGCGAAGCGAGCTAG
- a CDS encoding DUF2269 family protein, with protein sequence MPVLKTLHVLGAIFLLGGVSTHALLRPMAARAADVAQHALYQFGWRVQLALVYTGSALVLITGLLLWVGHFKLFTGWLLLGFLLYVAAAGLDGAFLAPNLRRARGAKAEGSSSLAGAAMTIQLVAWLLLVVVVFLMVTQPF encoded by the coding sequence GTGCCGGTGCTGAAAACGCTTCACGTGCTCGGCGCGATCTTCCTGCTGGGCGGCGTGAGCACGCACGCGTTATTGCGTCCAATGGCGGCCCGGGCCGCCGACGTCGCGCAGCACGCGCTCTACCAATTCGGCTGGCGGGTGCAACTGGCTCTCGTCTACACGGGATCGGCGCTGGTGCTCATCACCGGCCTGCTGCTGTGGGTTGGGCATTTCAAGCTCTTCACCGGCTGGCTCCTCCTCGGCTTCCTTCTTTATGTGGCCGCGGCCGGGCTCGACGGCGCCTTCCTGGCTCCCAACTTGCGGCGCGCGCGCGGCGCGAAGGCGGAGGGATCGAGCTCCCTTGCCGGGGCGGCGATGACGATCCAGCTCGTCGCCTGGTTGCTGCTGGTCGTCGTCGTCTTCCTCATGGTCACGCAGCCCTTCTAA
- a CDS encoding GNAT family protein has protein sequence MAPLGPLTLTGVHIRLEPMRPWHARALLEAGRDDAIWSWMPARPVTVEQMDRWLEKAMEAESQGREFPFVVVRLEDNRVIGSTRYLDVQDADRSVEIGWTWYTPDVWGGVVNPEAKYLLMRHAFDDWRAVRVALKTDIKNLRSQAAIKKLGARYEGTLRNQRIRLDGSYRDTVVFSVIESEWPQVKAGLEERLRV, from the coding sequence TTGGCGCCGCTGGGACCGCTCACGCTGACCGGGGTGCATATCCGGCTCGAGCCGATGCGTCCTTGGCACGCGCGAGCCCTCCTCGAGGCCGGACGCGATGATGCGATCTGGAGCTGGATGCCGGCCCGGCCGGTGACCGTCGAACAAATGGATCGCTGGCTCGAGAAGGCGATGGAGGCCGAGTCGCAGGGCCGCGAGTTTCCCTTTGTTGTCGTCCGCCTCGAGGATAACCGGGTCATCGGCAGCACCCGCTACCTGGACGTGCAGGACGCCGATCGCAGTGTCGAGATCGGCTGGACCTGGTACACGCCGGACGTGTGGGGCGGCGTCGTCAACCCCGAGGCGAAGTACCTGTTGATGCGCCACGCCTTCGACGACTGGCGCGCCGTCCGGGTCGCGCTCAAGACGGACATCAAGAATCTGCGCTCTCAGGCGGCCATCAAGAAGCTGGGGGCCCGCTACGAAGGAACGCTTCGCAACCAGCGCATCCGTCTGGACGGCAGCTATCGCGACACGGTGGTCTTCTCAGTGATCGAGAGTGAGTGGCCCCAGGTGAAGGCCGGTCTCGAAGAGCGGCTGCGCGTCTAG